In Candidatus Devosia phytovorans, the DNA window TCGAGCCTTCGAGCACGAAGAGGATTTCCTCGCCCTCATGCGCCACGGTTTCGGAGCGATAGCCGGGCGGCACGGTCATGACGAAGCTGGAGAGCTGATTGCCGGGGAAATCGGTGGCGAGGCGCTCGTAGACGATGGAGGAACCGTCGACGGAAAAGCGGTTGCGCTCCCCTGCCCGCGTCAGCGCCGTTTCAGGCTTGGGTGCGGAGACGAAATAGTCGATGCCGACGCCCAAAGCACGGGCAATGCTAGCGAGGGTGCCCAGCGATGGCGTGGCGTGATCGCGCTCGACCTGGCTCAGGTAGCCGACCGAAACTTCGGCGGATTTGCCCAGCGCTTCGAGGGTGAGCTGCTGCTGGCGACGGCGGGCACGGAT includes these proteins:
- a CDS encoding XRE family transcriptional regulator, whose amino-acid sequence is MTINALANVDLEGHPRVGALIRARRRQQQLTLEALGKSAEVSVGYLSQVERDHATPSLGTLASIARALGVGIDYFVSAPKPETALTRAGERNRFSVDGSSIVYERLATDFPGNQLSSFVMTVPPGYRSETVAHEGEEILFVLEGSITQRLDGEEMIMSAGDSLHFRGNRPHSWSNHTDQPARLLWTGTLTLFRSSAKPSRQVGPAAKTGPKPVKNKKIVTSKEKRT